A single genomic interval of Cherax quadricarinatus isolate ZL_2023a chromosome 76, ASM3850222v1, whole genome shotgun sequence harbors:
- the LOC138854978 gene encoding uncharacterized protein: AEKRSRNFLRFGRDPSRNFLRFGRSIDCQLSSLSLDGCVKKFKSLETTSVPSTTPVQQNLSSHNINSSESGKITSQRWKKAVPGVYVSLPYYSPSAWARDIRPEDEIINEFSSEDTKDINKRGYNRGFLRFGRNRNFLRFGKRDVSVEYPESSSSSETGESLLDVRPVRAPTRNFIRFG, encoded by the coding sequence GCTGAGAAGCGAAGTCGCAACTTCCTACGTTTCGGGCGTGATCCTTCACGCAATTTCCTGAGGTTCGGCCGCTCCATCGACTGTCAGCTCAGTTCCTTATCACTCGATGGCTGCGTTAAAAAATTCAAATCCCTTGAAACCACCTCTGTTCCCTCAACCACACCAGTGCAGCAAAACTTATCATCCCACAACATTAATTCCTCAGAATCAGGGAAGATAACTTCTCAGCGCTGGAAGAAAGCTGTTCCAGGTGTATATGTATCACTACCTTATTACAGCCCCTCCGCCTGGGCCAGAGATATCCGTCCAGAAGATGAAATTATTAACGAATTCTCTTCTGAGGATACAAAGGACATAAACAAACGTGGGTATAACCGAGGCTTTTTGCGCTTCGGCCGCAACCGCAACTTTCTGAGATTCGGCAAACGGGATGTATCTGTCGAATACCCTGAATCATCCTCTTCCTCTGAAACCGGCGAGTCATTGCTTGATGTTAGACCTGTGAGAGCGCCCACCAGAAATTTTATTAGGTTCGGTTGA